GACGGCCCTTCACCCAGGTGAGATTGTCGAAGACGCTGTGGTTGATGTTGTAGTCGCGATAAGGGCCGAAACCGCCGACGGCCTGGCCGCACGCCACGTTGGTCAGGGTGCACATGTCGAGCTGCGGCACGAGCTGGACATTGGTCGTGTATCGCAGCGTAGGATTGATGTCGGGCGACGCCGTGCGGCTGACCGTGCCGGTCAGATTGCTGATAATGCCTCCCCAGGTGATGGCGTAACCGGCGTCGTTGAGCAACGTCGGCCGGATGGCCCAGGTTGCATGCGCGGTTCCGTTGCGCCCGGGAGAGTTGGTGCTCGTCGAAGCCATTCCCGGAACGTAGAACGTATTTTGGAACAGGCCAGTGCCCTCCTGGGTGGGAATGGAGTCATCCAGATAACGGCCGAAAATGCTGAAGCGTGAGTTGAACTGGTGATCGATCCGGACCACCTCCTCGCGATAATTAAAAATGTTGGGAACTACTGATGTCAGCGTTCCAGTCGTGGTGTTGTTGATCGCAGGAAACTTGGAATAGATGTCCTTGATGTAGGCGGCGGCCACGGGGTTGATGGCGGTTACCGTCGTGGACTGGGTAGTACAGGTTCCAGCGCTAAAGGCGACACACACCGGCGACGGGAAATTGCCCGCCAGTTCCGCGGCGGTTGGCAGCTGGTTGCTAACCCGGGTGTTATACGTGATGATCCTGCGCCATTCCTGCGAGTAGAAGAAAAATGTCTTATCTTTCTTGATCGGCCCGCCGAGTGTAAAGCCGAAATCGTTCCAGCGCAAAGGTGGACGTTTGATCACCGAGGCCGGATTGGTGAAATGTTTGTTGAAATAGTTGTTGCCATTGAACACGTCGTTGCGAACGAATTCGTAAGCGCTGCCGTGCAGCGAGTTCGTCCCGGATCGGGTGACGACGTTGATCTCACCGCCTGAACTGCGGCCATTTTCCGGCAGGTAGTTGGAGCGTAATACTTTGAACTCTGCGATTGCGTCAATACTGGGATAGCTGATGAGGGTGAGGTTGGCGCCGCGGTCAAAATTGTCAACGCCGTCAATGGTCCAGTTGTTCTGGGTGGCACGGGCGCCGTTAACCGCGAAGTTCATCTGATTGGACGTGCCAGTTACCGGGTTCACCGGGCCCATGAAGAGCTGGTCGGCAGCAAGGGCAGTGCTGACACCCGGCTGCAAAGCCACTAGTTGCGCGAAGTTTCGCGTGTTGATGGCCAGTTCGCGAACCTGTACGCCGGTGATCAAGCCGGCCGCCGTGGGTGTCTGCAGGTCAACCGCAGTTGTGGACTCCTGCACGGTCACAGCGGCCTCTGTTCCGGCGACCCGTAACTGCACATCCACCACGCGATGATCGTTCACATTCAGAACGATATTGCTCGCCGTGTAAGGCTTGAACCCCGGGGCGTCGACGACGACAGAATAATGTCCGACTGGCAGGAAGGCGGCGACGTAAGAACCATCGGCACCGGTTTTCAGAGTGCGAATCGTAGCGTTGCGATCAATATTAGTAACACTGACGGTGGCGCCGCTGATCAGTGCGCCAGTAGGATCCTTCACGATTCCGCGGATGTCACCAGTGATTTCCTGCGCCACTGCCCCAACGACCGTCAGACAAATCATCGCCGCTGCAAACAAGACCAGCACTCTACGAATCATGGTTGCTCCTTGTATTTGGAGACTTCGGCTTGCTCTTGCCATCAGAGACAGCGAATTTTGAACGAACCGAACCCCCCGCCCTTCGGTCATTCGCCGTCCTCATCACCCGAGAGGAGCGCTATTCTACGCCAGAGGCACAGCCTCGCCAGCAGAAAATTCACATTAACCCACCCGCGGCCGAAGGGGCCGAGGTTCCCGGGCATGACGCCGGCGGAATGGGGCGGCTGGCCTTTGAGCAGAGCGCCGCAAATAGCTACAGCAAATCCAAGGATGTCCTAGAGAATGTGACGAAGAACGAAGCCGCGCTGCCGGCTACGTAGACCTGCCGGGAGGCGCCAAGGGAAGGCAGTACGAGAAGCAACGGTGTTGACTCTCGACTACGAAACTATTTCCGCGTTTTAGTCGGCGAATTCCGGCGAGCAGAAAAAGCTATGACCTTGTCACCAGTTGGTAGATCCGCGCGATCGAGCCTAACTCGATGCGGAGCGCTGAGCTTTTGAAATTCTTCTAGAGCCCGAATCGCGCGGTCCAGCAGTTTACGGCGTTGGCGAAGAAGTGAGAGCAGTTCTTTTCCCATGGCCCTCCCCGGCAAAGCAGCGGGGATTATCGACCATGGATGGGAGGCGGCAACCCGCGAACGTAAAGATGTTCTGAATTCGTAACAAACGTCTCTACGCGGCTTTCGCGCGCCTCTTCCGTTCCGCCCATCTCTTCTTCATCATTTCGGAGAGCCTCTTTCTGCCTTCCGGTGTCAAGCGCCGTTTCCGCCGGCGTGTAGTAGTGGCCCGAGTCCTTCTTCCATTGCCCTGTTTTGTGCCCAGGTTGCCCAAGGCAGAGATGGCTTGTTCGATGCGGGTTCTTTCCTTTTTCAACTCGTCCAGGATCTTGCTGATGTCCAATTTGGCTCCTTCCCGGTATTAAGGTGGATAGAAAGCATAATACTGGTCGATAGTTTTGGAAAGGATGATGTTATGTAAAGTTCTTGGCAGAACCGCACCGGGTAGGGTCTAATACCGCTAACGGTTCGGATTATATCTTATGAATGCTGGCCAGAAGTTGCGCGCTACTAGGGAAAAGTTGGGACTTACGATACGAGATGTCGAGACGGCAAGCGCCCAGCTTGCAGTCAAGTACGACAACGAAGACTTCAACATCCCGCTTAGTCGTTTGTCCGACATTGAGACCAAGGGTGTTATCCCCAGTGTCTACCGTCTTTATGTACTTTCCGTTGTCTACCGGATCAGCCTTGATGAGCTGTTATCTTGGTACGGGATTTTTGTCGCGAAGTCTGCCGAAGATCTGAGCGTGGTGGAACCGCCGAAAACACACCTGATGCGCGCAAGTATTGCTGGCACTGAAATCCAGGTTCCGGTTCGCATGGATCCTGCGTTTGATTGCAGGCGAACCACCAATATCGGACGCATGGTCGAAAAATGGGGCGCTCTACCTTTTGTCTATCTCCAGCACCTGGCTAGAACTGCTTACAACTACGGATACATCGGAACCGAAGACTTCACCATGTATCCTCTGCTGCTGCCGGGTTCTTTCGTCCAGATTGACGAATCCAGGAATCGGGTTTGCGAGGGGATGTGGCGTTCGGAATATGAGCGACCCGTCTATTTCGTCGAAACCAGGGACGGATACGCCTGCTGCTGGTGTGCGCTGCAACAGAATCAACTTGTCTTGCAGTCGCATCCTCTCTCTCCAGTCCAACCGCGTATCCTGAGAGATCAAGAGGACGCCGAGATTCTCGGCCAAGTTGTGGGCGTTGCTATGAGGCTTGTCGATTTCGTCGCCGCCCCGCCTTCGAAAGCAGCGAAAGCGCCAAAAGAATTGAATTGAAATGCCGCTCCGTTCCACCCGCGCGGTTCTCTGGTACTAGAGCCGCAGCATCCTTGAGCCAATGCGGACTTCCCTGACCTGGGCCTTCCTTGAGCGACTGCATTTCTGAATGCAGGTTCGCGATCGGTGTACGCAGCACATCCAGCCAAATACTCGTATGGGAATCGGCCATAGCCGCGGTTGCCGCCGCATGACCGTGAGCGCGCGCCAAACCCCAGTGATGGTATTGGCCGTCACGATGAAGGCTGCCGAGGTAGAGAAGCTTTCTCAGCTTGCCCGGAGTAGCTGCCAAGGTCCGGTTCACAAAATCTTCGAAAGCTGACAGCAATAGCATGTTTGTTCCAATTTCGGAAAGTCGTACTACTCTCCGACTCTTACCAACGTAGCACAACCGCAGAACATTATCGCGGCCAAGTTCCCTCTGAAAGGAGTTTGGCCGTGAAAACACTAGTTCGTATCCTGATCGCCAGCTTGCTTCTAGTTGCTACCACTTCCACCATCGCGCTTGCGGGGAGTGACCCGCCACCATTATGCGACCCATTTTCCGACCCTAATTGCCCGGGACCGCTGCCGCCCGCAGCACTCCATCGATGATGGCAGTGGGTTCAAGTAGGTAAAATGTAAAACACGGATTGTGAGTTGCCGCGAAACGTACTATCCTCGGGCAACTCATGTCATACTATCGGCTCATAACTTTAATCCTTTGGCTGAGCGCTCCAACCATGCAACTCATCTTGCTTGTTCGTGTCGCCTACCTGAAACTTTGGCACGCCTGTCCCATTTTCTTTTATTACCTTACTTTCATGGTAGCAAAAACAGGAATATTGCTGTTGGCCGGGCATTCAAGAAAGGCCTATTTTCTTGTCTACTGGATCGGCGATTTCGTGGAAGCCGTTCTTGTGGTGGCCATTTTGTACCAGCTGTACTCGTATCTCTTCCGTGACTACTCTGGATTCGGGGCGCTCCAGAATGCGCTATTTCGGTGGTCGGCTGCGGTGTCAATACTAGCCTCTGTCATGGTGGCCGCGAGGGTTCACGGACGCGACTCCTCCCGCATCATGGCAGGGCTGCTTGCCCTCAGCCTGGCCGCCGCCGTGGTCAAAGCAGGACTGATCCTTTTCGTAATTGTTCTATCGTCAGCGCTGGCATTACGATGGGGTCATTATGCCTTCGGCGTTCTCGTTGGGTTGGGCTTGTACACCACCGTGGAAATGGCATCGGTTGCAGCCCGTTTGCAGTTCGGACCTCCGGCATCCGCCGCGTTTCAGCTGAT
This region of Terriglobales bacterium genomic DNA includes:
- a CDS encoding helix-turn-helix transcriptional regulator, whose protein sequence is MNAGQKLRATREKLGLTIRDVETASAQLAVKYDNEDFNIPLSRLSDIETKGVIPSVYRLYVLSVVYRISLDELLSWYGIFVAKSAEDLSVVEPPKTHLMRASIAGTEIQVPVRMDPAFDCRRTTNIGRMVEKWGALPFVYLQHLARTAYNYGYIGTEDFTMYPLLLPGSFVQIDESRNRVCEGMWRSEYERPVYFVETRDGYACCWCALQQNQLVLQSHPLSPVQPRILRDQEDAEILGQVVGVAMRLVDFVAAPPSKAAKAPKELN